A DNA window from Prevotella intermedia ATCC 25611 = DSM 20706 contains the following coding sequences:
- a CDS encoding DUF6377 domain-containing protein — protein sequence MMRKLFLLFLLAVLHCSMGMAANEYDELDHLIGQRKAITDKKLSQINDIRQRLSTPYLTDKQRYKICMQLYDEYEAFRFDSALVYANRTIMYAKRVGDPKWIVEAQLKKVHVYTLAALFLESRELLDTLSTAVLDDRLRQDYYKEWFLLMMFMSEFTAGTQMHKYYDKQADYYSGLILKSPYKDTRTYIMVKANDLSEQGNTDEAIAMLKEYLQKWQRHEHEYAMITSELARLYGKLGNTDKQYFYLIESAMSDIRSSVKENNSLRLLATLLFEKGDVERAYKYLNISIEDANFYGTHLRNSQNSRILPRILSVYLVQKRAQSRRITILLAVVSLVAIALLVAILFILKLLKRYRKMNKRVVVMNHQLNEAVENLSKVNAQISETNSIKEEYIARFLELVSKFIDRVDERRKLYNRLAREKRMEELYTELKNSDFIQTATRHYYINFDTAFLNIYPNFVTEVNQLLRPDGQIEPKGDERLTTELRILALIRLGITDNARISSILRASLTTVYTYRSKLKARSIDHDGFENAVKKIG from the coding sequence AAGAAGTTATCGCAGATTAACGACATACGACAACGCCTTTCGACACCTTATCTAACCGACAAGCAACGCTATAAGATATGTATGCAGCTTTACGACGAGTACGAGGCGTTCCGTTTCGACTCGGCATTGGTCTACGCCAACCGTACCATTATGTATGCAAAGCGTGTGGGCGACCCGAAGTGGATTGTGGAAGCGCAGCTCAAGAAAGTGCATGTGTACACGCTGGCTGCACTTTTCTTGGAGTCGAGAGAACTCTTGGACACTCTGAGTACGGCGGTTTTAGACGACCGTCTTCGTCAGGATTATTATAAAGAGTGGTTTTTGCTGATGATGTTTATGTCTGAATTCACCGCAGGAACGCAGATGCATAAGTATTACGACAAGCAGGCGGACTATTACAGTGGGCTGATTTTGAAAAGTCCGTACAAAGATACGCGCACCTATATCATGGTGAAGGCAAACGATTTGAGCGAGCAGGGCAACACCGACGAAGCCATTGCGATGCTGAAAGAATACCTGCAGAAGTGGCAGAGGCACGAACACGAGTATGCAATGATAACCAGCGAGTTGGCAAGACTGTACGGTAAGCTGGGCAACACCGACAAGCAGTATTTCTATCTTATCGAAAGTGCGATGTCAGACATACGCTCGTCGGTGAAGGAGAACAACTCCTTGCGCCTCTTGGCTACGCTTTTGTTCGAGAAAGGCGATGTGGAGCGGGCTTACAAGTATCTGAATATTTCGATAGAAGATGCCAATTTCTACGGCACACATTTGCGCAACAGTCAAAATTCGCGCATTCTGCCCCGCATTCTGTCGGTCTATTTGGTGCAGAAACGTGCACAAAGCAGGCGCATTACCATACTTCTGGCAGTGGTGAGCCTTGTGGCAATAGCCCTTTTGGTGGCTATTCTGTTCATCTTGAAGCTCTTGAAACGCTACCGAAAAATGAACAAACGGGTGGTGGTGATGAACCATCAGCTGAACGAAGCTGTGGAAAACCTTAGCAAGGTGAATGCGCAGATAAGTGAAACCAACAGTATAAAAGAGGAATACATAGCCCGTTTCCTCGAGTTGGTATCGAAATTTATCGACCGAGTAGACGAGCGGCGCAAGCTCTACAACCGTCTGGCGCGCGAGAAGCGAATGGAAGAACTTTATACAGAGCTGAAAAACAGCGATTTTATTCAGACCGCCACACGCCATTATTATATCAATTTCGACACGGCTTTCTTGAATATATACCCCAATTTCGTAACGGAAGTGAACCAGTTGCTGCGTCCCGACGGACAGATAGAGCCGAAAGGCGACGAGCGGCTCACCACCGAGCTGCGCATTCTCGCCCTCATACGCCTTGGCATTACCGACAATGCGCGCATCTCTTCCATTCTGCGTGCGAGCCTTACCACCGTTTACACTTATCGCTCGAAGCTGAAAGCTCGTTCCATCGACCACGATGGGTTCGAGAATGCAGTAAAGAAGATAGGCTAA